AGAATGGCCGTACAGGCATTACCGCGTGTGGTGGCTAGTTTGTAGGCGGTAACGGGAATTGCGCTTTGTGCGGCCTCTCAGGGCGCTCTGCGGGCCTTATCGGGGATTGATGGGCTGGCCATTTCTATCTGACCATTCAGATATCCTCCTCCTGACTTTCAGCGGGATGGTTCTGATTGAAAAACCCAAGCGTTAGGGATATAGTGAAATATGCCGACGCTTCTGCGCATCAATGGATTTCGTGTCGTAATTTACACGGCAGATCATGTGCCGATGCATGTTCACGTCATAAGCGCGGATGGGGAAGCGGTGATTGAAATTGGCAGGAAAGCCCGCCTGATACGGGCAGGCGGCATGAAAGATAAGGTTATACAGGAAGCTCTTGTCATTGTTCAGGACCACGCTGAGATGCTGGCTGAAGCATGGGAGAAAATACATGGCGAATGACGTGAACTATCAGGCCGCTCGTGAAGCAGACGCGCTCCATAGAGCGACGGTTCCTCATGCGGTCTCCGCAAGGTTTATCCGTACGCGCCGCGCCCTTCATGTCACGCTCTCCAATGGTGTCGAGATGAGTGTGCCGGTGGATCTGTTACAGGATTTAAAGGACGCTTCCCTGAATGATCTGGCCGAGATCGAGATCACCCCGCTGGGTAATGGCCTTCACTGGCCCCGCCTCGATGCCGATGTTCTGGTCGAAGGTCTGATCCACGGTATCTACGGTTCCCGAAGCTGGATGGCAGCACAGATGGGACGCGTAGGCGGATCATCCGCCAGCCCTGCAAAGACGGCAGCGGCTCGCCGGAATGGTGCTAAAGGCGGTCGGCCAAGGAACGTCGCGTAAGATAGTCACCGCCTTTCAGGCGGTAGGGAACTGTCGTGCCACGTCTGCTCGCTGCAACGACTATTCTTGCCGAAAGGGTGGGTCGATACGGTCC
The genomic region above belongs to Acetobacter ascendens and contains:
- a CDS encoding DUF4160 domain-containing protein, which gives rise to MPTLLRINGFRVVIYTADHVPMHVHVISADGEAVIEIGRKARLIRAGGMKDKVIQEALVIVQDHAEMLAEAWEKIHGE
- a CDS encoding DUF2442 domain-containing protein; translation: MANDVNYQAAREADALHRATVPHAVSARFIRTRRALHVTLSNGVEMSVPVDLLQDLKDASLNDLAEIEITPLGNGLHWPRLDADVLVEGLIHGIYGSRSWMAAQMGRVGGSSASPAKTAAARRNGAKGGRPRNVA